In one Pseudarthrobacter sp. NBSH8 genomic region, the following are encoded:
- the urtA gene encoding urea ABC transporter substrate-binding protein, with product MRFLITKRAFLPLAAAAMATVLTGCGSQIADPASAGSAASSGTSCVDTSGSSVKVGFINSLSGTMAISESTVFDSLTLAAEEINGSGGVLGKKLEVISEDGASEPTKFAERAGKLIQQDCTAAVFGGWTSSSRKAMLPVFEANDALLFYPVQYEGLESSKNIFYTGATTNQQIIPALDYLAEQGTKSLFLVGSDYVFPRTANKIIQAYAAAKGIEVLGEEYAPLGSTEFSTIVNKVRDSKADAVFNTLNGDSNVAFFRQYKSVGLTADSMPVVSVSIAEEEVPGVGLDNVQGQLTAWDYYQTLDTPANTKFVAAFKAKFGAERVTSDPMEAAYTSLFLWKAMVEKAASFDVDKVQAAADGVTFEAPEGLVTVNGENNHITKTPRIGKINSAGLIETVWSSPAAVEPDPYLATYDWATGLAK from the coding sequence ATGAGGTTTTTGATCACCAAACGCGCTTTCCTTCCTCTGGCGGCGGCCGCCATGGCCACAGTCCTAACGGGTTGCGGCAGCCAGATAGCCGATCCGGCGTCCGCCGGCTCCGCCGCGAGCAGCGGCACGTCCTGTGTTGACACTTCGGGCAGCAGCGTCAAAGTGGGGTTCATCAACTCGCTCTCAGGCACCATGGCAATCAGCGAGAGCACCGTCTTCGACTCTCTGACCCTGGCCGCCGAGGAAATCAATGGTTCCGGCGGTGTTCTGGGCAAAAAGCTTGAGGTCATCAGTGAGGACGGCGCCAGCGAACCGACCAAGTTCGCGGAGCGTGCCGGGAAACTGATCCAGCAGGACTGCACCGCCGCGGTGTTCGGCGGCTGGACATCATCAAGCCGCAAGGCGATGCTCCCCGTGTTTGAGGCCAACGACGCGCTGCTGTTCTACCCGGTGCAGTACGAAGGCCTGGAATCGTCCAAGAACATCTTCTACACCGGGGCCACCACCAACCAGCAGATCATTCCAGCCCTGGACTACCTGGCCGAGCAGGGAACCAAGTCCCTCTTCCTGGTGGGCAGTGACTATGTCTTCCCGCGTACAGCCAACAAGATCATCCAGGCCTACGCGGCAGCCAAGGGGATCGAAGTCCTCGGGGAAGAGTACGCCCCGTTGGGATCCACGGAATTCTCCACCATCGTCAACAAGGTCCGGGACTCCAAAGCCGATGCGGTTTTCAATACCCTCAACGGCGACAGCAACGTTGCCTTCTTCCGTCAGTACAAGAGCGTTGGCCTGACGGCGGACAGCATGCCTGTGGTCTCCGTTTCCATCGCCGAGGAGGAAGTCCCCGGCGTCGGACTGGACAACGTCCAAGGCCAGCTGACTGCCTGGGATTACTACCAAACGCTGGACACGCCGGCCAACACGAAGTTCGTGGCAGCGTTCAAGGCGAAGTTCGGCGCGGAGCGGGTCACGAGCGACCCCATGGAAGCTGCGTACACGTCGCTGTTCCTGTGGAAAGCCATGGTGGAGAAGGCAGCTTCATTTGACGTGGACAAGGTGCAGGCCGCCGCGGACGGTGTGACCTTCGAAGCGCCCGAAGGCCTGGTCACGGTCAACGGGGAGAACAACCACATCACCAAGACCCCCCGAATTGGCAAGATCAATTCAGCGGGCCTGATCGAGACAGTGTGGTCATCGCCCGCCGCCGTTGAGCCGGATCCGTACCTGGCCACCTACGACTGGGCCACGGGCCTGGCCAAGTAG
- the urtC gene encoding urea ABC transporter permease subunit UrtC, with product MKRLLRGRLGPAAGFTLGAVLLLGVAPAVLPAFNLGLLGKFLCFAIVAVGIGLAWGRGGMLTLGQGVFFGLGAYIMAMHMKLADASLFGGSGVPDFMSLYGSGEVPGWWEPFRSPAVTLLAVVLVPGLVALVLGLAIFKRRVKGAYFAILSQALAAAFAVFLIGQQATTGGSNGLNGFRSFFGFDLKDPNNKLMLYMIAAVVLLVSVAIARQLMHSRFGELLVAVRDQEERVRFLGYDPATVKTVIYVVAAVLAGVAGALFVPLVGIISPADVGVIPSIAFLIGVAIGGRATLLGPVLGAVSVAAAQSSLSSTFPSFWVYFQGLLFVLVIGFMPGGLASLPSLLGRWRRTLPAASTPGAPWTAASTPAATSTNAPGPNVEVKASKPEAVSR from the coding sequence ATGAAAAGACTGTTGCGCGGGCGGCTGGGACCCGCGGCCGGATTCACCCTTGGCGCAGTCCTGCTCCTGGGCGTTGCACCCGCGGTACTTCCGGCGTTCAACCTGGGCCTGTTGGGGAAGTTCCTCTGCTTTGCGATCGTGGCAGTCGGCATCGGCCTTGCCTGGGGTCGCGGCGGCATGCTCACCCTGGGCCAGGGCGTGTTTTTCGGGCTTGGCGCCTACATCATGGCCATGCACATGAAACTGGCCGACGCGTCGCTCTTCGGCGGCTCCGGGGTGCCGGACTTTATGTCCCTGTACGGCAGTGGCGAGGTGCCCGGCTGGTGGGAACCGTTCCGGAGCCCGGCGGTGACACTCCTGGCCGTGGTCCTGGTTCCCGGACTGGTGGCACTCGTCCTGGGTTTGGCGATCTTCAAGCGGCGCGTCAAAGGTGCCTATTTCGCAATTCTCAGCCAGGCCCTGGCGGCCGCCTTCGCCGTGTTCCTGATTGGCCAGCAGGCAACAACCGGCGGGTCCAACGGACTCAACGGGTTCCGCTCCTTCTTCGGTTTTGACCTGAAGGACCCGAACAACAAGCTCATGTTGTACATGATCGCTGCGGTGGTCCTGCTGGTGTCGGTCGCCATTGCCCGGCAGCTGATGCACAGCCGGTTCGGCGAGCTGCTGGTGGCGGTTCGGGACCAGGAGGAGCGCGTCCGTTTCCTGGGCTACGATCCGGCGACCGTCAAAACCGTTATCTACGTGGTTGCCGCCGTCCTGGCGGGCGTTGCAGGGGCGCTGTTCGTCCCGCTCGTTGGGATCATCTCACCTGCAGACGTGGGCGTGATCCCGTCCATCGCCTTCCTTATCGGCGTCGCAATCGGCGGCCGCGCCACCCTCTTGGGGCCCGTCCTCGGCGCTGTCAGCGTCGCCGCCGCCCAGTCCAGCCTGTCCTCCACTTTCCCGTCGTTCTGGGTGTACTTCCAGGGACTGCTGTTTGTCCTGGTCATAGGGTTTATGCCGGGCGGCCTTGCCTCTTTGCCGTCACTGCTGGGCAGATGGCGCAGAACTCTGCCCGCAGCGTCAACGCCCGGAGCGCCATGGACCGCAGCTTCAACGCCTGCAGCGACCAGTACCAACGCGCCCGGCCCCAACGTCGAAGTCAAAGCCAGCAAGCCTGAGGCGGTCAGCAGATGA
- a CDS encoding heat shock protein transcriptional repressor HspR, with product MDISADQPIFVISVAAELADMHPQTLRQYDRLGIVSPSRAPGKSRRYSQRDVNMLREVQRLSHEGVSLEGIKRILELENQVAALQRRVGELTEELVRRRDPLDSRIFAAGAAGDVVSLARGQRPRARSQAVVVWRPRALGE from the coding sequence GTGGACATCAGCGCTGACCAGCCGATCTTCGTGATCTCCGTCGCGGCTGAACTGGCGGATATGCACCCGCAGACGCTCCGGCAGTACGACCGGCTGGGCATTGTCTCGCCCAGCCGGGCGCCGGGGAAATCGCGCCGCTACTCGCAGCGGGACGTCAACATGCTGCGTGAAGTCCAGCGGCTGTCCCACGAAGGCGTCTCCCTTGAAGGCATCAAACGGATCCTTGAGCTCGAGAACCAGGTGGCCGCGCTGCAGCGCAGGGTGGGCGAGCTGACCGAGGAGCTGGTCCGCCGTCGGGATCCCCTTGATTCGCGGATCTTCGCGGCCGGTGCCGCCGGCGACGTGGTGAGCCTGGCCCGCGGCCAGCGCCCCCGCGCCCGATCCCAGGCCGTGGTGGTCTGGCGGCCGAGAGCGCTCGGCGAATAG
- a CDS encoding nucleotide exchange factor GrpE — MPHHGNEEEHNSSPDQGSGHQEPVIRDNRKVDPVTGQARHPEGGQPADAPAGESPVGEPVDSDGDALAQAEEILNGIEVPAEESVAQGAGQAEAAEMKNDLLRLQAEYVNYRKRVERDRAVAGEMAVIGVLNSLLPVLDDVDAARQHGDLSDGPFAAIATKLENALKTYGLVRIDETGVEFDPTIHEALIQQPGEDIEVDTVSQVLRSGYKSGDRVLRAAQVIVAVPA, encoded by the coding sequence ATGCCGCACCACGGTAACGAGGAAGAGCACAACTCTTCACCAGACCAGGGCAGCGGCCACCAGGAGCCGGTCATCCGGGACAACCGCAAGGTTGATCCGGTGACCGGGCAGGCCCGGCACCCGGAGGGCGGGCAGCCCGCTGACGCGCCGGCAGGCGAGTCCCCGGTGGGCGAGCCTGTGGACAGCGACGGCGATGCGCTCGCCCAGGCCGAGGAAATCCTCAACGGCATCGAGGTCCCGGCCGAGGAATCGGTGGCACAGGGTGCAGGACAGGCTGAAGCCGCCGAGATGAAGAACGATCTTCTCCGGCTCCAGGCTGAATACGTCAACTACCGCAAGCGCGTTGAGCGCGACCGGGCCGTGGCAGGGGAGATGGCCGTCATCGGCGTCCTGAACTCCCTGCTTCCGGTACTTGACGACGTCGACGCCGCCCGCCAGCACGGTGACCTGTCCGACGGCCCGTTCGCCGCGATCGCCACCAAATTGGAGAACGCGCTGAAGACGTACGGCCTGGTCCGCATTGATGAGACCGGAGTGGAGTTCGATCCCACGATCCACGAGGCCCTCATCCAGCAGCCTGGCGAAGACATCGAGGTTGACACCGTCAGCCAGGTGCTCCGCTCCGGCTACAAGTCAGGGGACCGCGTGCTCCGCGCAGCACAGGTGATTGTGGCCGTCCCGGCCTGA
- the urtB gene encoding urea ABC transporter permease subunit UrtB: protein MELLIGQMFAGLSLGSVLLLAALGLSLTFGQMGVINMAHGEFMMAGAYTAFVVQQAISDAGVSLLVSIPAGFLVGGVLGLVLEEVLLRRMYHRPLDTLLVTFGVALILQQAARDIFGAPSVDVRTPAWLQGNIELLGAPIPLTRLFILGLSLLCLAGLVLLLKATPLGRRIRAVVLNRDLAETSGVSTRRSDQLTFFIGSGLAGIAGVAVTLIGSTSPYLGTNYIVDAFLVVVAGGIGQIKGAVIAAFALGVLQSAFEYSTTASIGKVLILIVIVVFLQLRPQGIFSLKTRSLA, encoded by the coding sequence ATGGAACTCCTGATAGGGCAGATGTTCGCCGGACTCAGCCTCGGCTCCGTGCTGCTTCTGGCGGCACTGGGACTGTCGTTGACCTTCGGCCAGATGGGGGTCATCAACATGGCCCATGGTGAGTTCATGATGGCCGGTGCCTACACGGCCTTTGTGGTCCAGCAGGCCATCTCCGACGCCGGCGTATCACTGTTGGTGTCCATTCCCGCGGGCTTTTTGGTGGGAGGTGTCCTGGGGCTGGTGCTCGAGGAGGTGCTGTTGCGCCGGATGTACCACAGGCCTCTGGACACCCTCCTGGTCACTTTCGGAGTGGCACTCATCCTGCAGCAGGCCGCACGCGACATTTTCGGCGCACCCAGCGTCGATGTCCGGACGCCGGCGTGGCTGCAGGGGAATATCGAGCTCCTCGGCGCTCCGATCCCGCTCACCCGGCTCTTCATCCTGGGGCTCTCCCTGCTGTGCCTCGCCGGGCTGGTCCTCCTCCTGAAGGCCACGCCGCTCGGGCGCCGTATACGGGCTGTTGTGCTGAACCGGGACCTCGCGGAAACGAGCGGGGTGTCAACCCGGCGCAGCGACCAGCTGACCTTCTTCATTGGTTCGGGCCTGGCCGGCATCGCCGGCGTCGCGGTCACCCTCATTGGTTCAACAAGCCCGTACCTCGGCACCAACTACATAGTGGATGCCTTCCTGGTGGTGGTGGCCGGCGGCATCGGCCAGATCAAGGGGGCAGTCATCGCGGCCTTTGCCTTGGGAGTGCTGCAGTCCGCCTTCGAATACTCGACGACGGCCAGCATCGGCAAGGTCCTGATCCTGATCGTGATTGTGGTGTTCCTCCAGCTTCGGCCGCAGGGCATCTTCAGCCTCAAAACAAGGAGCCTGGCATGA
- a CDS encoding DnaJ C-terminal domain-containing protein: MASQDWVDKDFYAILGIAKDASDADIKKAYRKLARQHHPDTNSGNVASEKKFKDISEAYSVLSDPDERQQYDAIRAMGGGARFAPGGAGGGNGGFEDMFGGLFTGGQGRQPSGFNRSGGIPPEFADLFGGGGFGGQPGFQRPPSKGADRTATTSISFSGSIRGTTIGLREPSGDVIDVRVPAGIKDGQKVRVRGKGQPGPAGNGDLMVAVSVKPHEFYTRDGDNLRIHVPVTFPEAALGADIQVPTIDGETVKVRVPAGTPSGRTLRVKGHGVKTSKVTGDLLVTIDVAVPKNLNKEAEAAVKAFAEATADADVREGLAAKARL; this comes from the coding sequence TTGGCTAGCCAGGATTGGGTTGACAAGGACTTTTACGCGATCCTTGGTATCGCCAAGGACGCTTCCGACGCCGACATCAAGAAGGCCTACCGGAAACTTGCCCGCCAGCACCACCCGGATACAAACTCGGGGAACGTTGCGTCGGAGAAGAAATTCAAGGACATCTCCGAGGCCTACTCGGTGCTGTCTGATCCGGATGAGCGCCAGCAGTATGACGCCATCCGGGCCATGGGCGGCGGCGCCAGGTTCGCTCCCGGCGGGGCCGGCGGCGGCAACGGCGGCTTCGAGGACATGTTTGGCGGGTTGTTCACCGGCGGCCAAGGGCGTCAGCCCAGCGGGTTCAACCGGTCAGGCGGCATCCCGCCCGAGTTCGCCGATCTGTTTGGCGGCGGTGGATTCGGTGGCCAGCCCGGCTTCCAGCGTCCGCCTTCGAAGGGTGCCGACCGCACAGCGACCACCAGCATTTCCTTCTCCGGGTCCATCCGCGGCACCACCATCGGCCTGCGCGAACCCAGCGGTGACGTCATTGACGTCCGCGTTCCCGCCGGCATCAAGGACGGCCAGAAGGTGCGCGTCCGTGGCAAGGGCCAGCCAGGGCCTGCCGGCAACGGCGACCTGATGGTGGCCGTGTCCGTCAAGCCCCACGAGTTTTACACGCGTGACGGCGACAACCTCCGCATCCATGTCCCGGTCACCTTCCCGGAAGCTGCTTTGGGCGCCGACATCCAGGTCCCCACGATCGACGGCGAGACCGTGAAGGTCCGCGTTCCGGCCGGCACGCCCTCGGGGCGAACGCTCCGGGTCAAAGGCCACGGCGTGAAGACCTCCAAGGTAACCGGCGATCTCCTGGTGACCATCGACGTCGCGGTTCCGAAGAACCTGAACAAGGAAGCCGAAGCAGCCGTGAAGGCCTTTGCCGAAGCCACCGCCGACGCCGATGTCCGTGAGGGCCTGGCCGCCAAGGCCCGGCTCTAA